Proteins encoded in a region of the Schistocerca serialis cubense isolate TAMUIC-IGC-003099 chromosome 6, iqSchSeri2.2, whole genome shotgun sequence genome:
- the LOC126484159 gene encoding sex-regulated protein janus-A-like isoform X2 — MQTNIMLTTHLTFTLPATWSASVAPSVKRQQFLQQTLMTAAEKLAAVPDVDIDPEGTFKYVLIGVFGPEGPDGKEPSKLVVRGYK, encoded by the exons atgcaaacaaacattatgcttacgacgcatctgacgttcaccttacctgccacttggagcgctagtgtcgctccatctgtcaaacggcaacaatttttacagca GACACTAATGACAGCAGCGGAGAAGCTTGCCGCTGTTCCTGATGTGGATATCGACCCAGAAGGAACATTTAAGTATGTTCTAATAGGTGTCTTTGGTCCAGAGGGTCCTGATGGCAAAGAACCGAGCAAATTAGTG GTGCGAGGATACAAGTGA